One window from the genome of Actinomycetes bacterium encodes:
- a CDS encoding type I glyceraldehyde-3-phosphate dehydrogenase → AKKVIVSAPMKGDGADITLVLGVNDEKYDKNQHNIISNASCTTNGLAPICKILNDQFGIESGIMTTVHAYTNDQRLLDLPHSDLRRARAAAMSVIPTSTGAAKAIGLVIPELEGKLDGLALRTPIPVGSIIDLVLNLNKDVSIEDVNQAVKEGSKSPQFEGIIQYSEEPLVSIDIVGNPHSTIFDAPSTMKMGNLTKVMTWYDNEWGYSCRCKDLIKFLMK, encoded by the coding sequence GCTAAAAAAGTTATAGTGTCTGCGCCCATGAAAGGCGATGGCGCCGATATTACTCTGGTACTGGGTGTAAATGATGAAAAGTATGATAAGAACCAGCACAACATTATAAGTAATGCTTCCTGTACCACCAACGGGCTTGCGCCTATTTGCAAGATTTTAAATGACCAGTTTGGTATTGAGAGCGGTATTATGACCACTGTTCACGCTTATACCAATGACCAGAGACTTCTGGACCTGCCCCATTCCGACCTCAGGAGGGCCAGAGCAGCGGCCATGTCTGTTATCCCTACCTCTACCGGTGCTGCCAAGGCTATTGGCCTGGTAATCCCCGAGCTGGAGGGGAAACTTGATGGCCTGGCTTTAAGAACTCCTATCCCGGTGGGCTCTATAATAGACCTGGTACTGAATTTGAATAAGGATGTTTCCATTGAGGATGTTAATCAGGCCGTAAAAGAGGGCTCGAAGTCACCACAGTTTGAAGGGATTATACAGTACAGTGAAGAACCGCTGGTATCTATAGATATAGTAGGTAATCCCCATTCCACCATATTTGATGCTCCCAGCACCATGAAAATGGGCAACTTGACCAAGGTTATGACCTGGTATGACAATGAGTGGGGTTATAGCTGCAGGTGTAAAGACCTTATTAAATTTCTTATGAAATAA